From Oncorhynchus clarkii lewisi isolate Uvic-CL-2024 chromosome 26, UVic_Ocla_1.0, whole genome shotgun sequence, the proteins below share one genomic window:
- the LOC139385196 gene encoding collagen and calcium-binding EGF domain-containing protein 1-like: MGQLCAATLLPFGAICVVFIWDCGASSLIKSRFAVLTSGEECPENKVVTVEYPCITARGTDGTCLRRKCCEGFRFVMGQCIPENVDVCSGSPCEQQCTDNFGRVVCTCYPGYRFDRERHRNHQTYCLDIDECVESDGSVCDHNCENTMGSFLCRCHRGYILAPDKHSCIPSHNLSSSGKSDTLMSAGSCSLTCQDFVNMRNSLLQLKLRLGSTQSPNQVLSPGLANSSDKPSAGRLGKGPDTPALPGPPGSSGSRGVPGQSGVPGEKGEPGERGLTGPQGPRGDMGPMGPEPDLEHIKRGRRGAVGPPGAPGRDGLKGDRGTPGPRGLPGPPGSFDFLLVMMADIRIDIIELQEQVFGKRRGLSLDNPPHSSGETGFGEWSSGQGELMLNT, translated from the exons GGAGGAGTGTCCAGAAAACAAGGTAGTGACAGTGGAGTACCCCTGTATTACAGCAAGGGGCACGGATGGCACCTGTCTCAG GAGGAAATGCTGTGAGGGCTTCAGGTTCGTGATGGGCCAGTGCATACCTGAAA atgtggatgtgtgttctggcTCCCCCTGTGAACAGCAGTGCACCGACAACTTTGGACGGGTTGTCTGCACCTGTTACCCCGGATACCGCTTTGATCGAGAGAGGCATCGCAACCACCAGACCTACTGTTTAG ACATCGATGAGTGTGTGGAGTCTGACGGCAGTGTCTGTGATCACAACTGTGAGAACACCATGGGCAGCTTCCTGTGTCGCTGTCACAGGGGTTACATCCTGGCACCGGACAAGCACTCCTGTATACCCAGTCACAACC TGAGCTCGTCAGGGAAGTCTGACACCCTGATGAGTGCTGGCTCCTGCTCCCTCACCTGTCAGGACTTTGTCAACATGAGGAACAGCCTGCTGCAGCTCAAACTGAGGCTGGGCAGCACACAGTCACCTAACCAG gtgttgtCTCCTGGCCTGGCTAACAGCAGTGATAAGCCGTCTGCTGGGAGGTTGGGGAAAGGTCCTGACACCCCCGCCCTCCCTGGTCCTCCTGGCTCTTCAGGATCCCGTGGGGTCCCAG GCCAATCAGGAGTGCcgggggagaagggagagcctggagagagaggcctgacCGGCCCCCAGGGGCCACGGGGAGACATGGGCCCTATGGGCCCCGAGCCTGACCTGGAGCACATCAAGAGGGGTCGCAGAGGAGCTGTG GGACCTCCTGGCGCACCAGGCAGAGATGGACTGAAG GGTGACAGGGGAACTCCTGGTCCCAGAGGTCTACCA GGACCTCCTGGCTCCTTTGACTTCCTCCTGGTCATGATGGCCGACATTCGCATTGACATCATCGAGCTGCAGGAGCAAGTGTTTGGGAAGAGGCGGGGCCTCTCCTTAGACAACCCGCCCCACTCCAGCGGAGAGACAGGGTTCGGAGAGTGGAGCTCCGGACAAGGAGAGCTCATGCTCAATACCTGA